A single genomic interval of Cucumis sativus cultivar 9930 chromosome 5, Cucumber_9930_V3, whole genome shotgun sequence harbors:
- the LOC101218481 gene encoding uncharacterized protein LOC101218481 isoform X1: MDDRRDSTIVSDLFFSTPRSKTKTLGEKRSSSSNFEEQCGSDLKRIKLPDSGSMCGSQAINICQESCLKTVEVSEECQTVEEERLQAIELSKKLDVFATLAEKAGDTNASSGVLDLNTEICVARSSGSDNMDLVNISKKQHRLRNDNGSHVAARGIDLDLNIEDVSTSVNLETAHPPKNYNELKSQKSSECASSTGPLGEKDPLSIWKEMKQNGFLSASHGFISASHGGIPAPKQRGRKSKNDAFKKKMEIAKREKKLELAKKEQIDRFTKIAAPSGLLTELNPGIINHVRNRKQVHSIIEAIVRSEKQENERIANKLEKRHAAKAGAKRDLENTHDPDINVYGSSQGYGSSNNISAVRQKRGCSLTRSLITEAEVVDRGQIMLDRATGKNYASQLNTTNDKETLALELSSSHAVSENACPVSNDEEENLTCISSLSLKAATVASQWLDLIHQDIKGRLSALRRSKKRVRAVISTELPFLISKEFPSNEENDPFVSKSSQEESSVVSLADIHQARWTKLFDQMDKALAEEEKQLESWLNQVKEMQIHCDQGLSHAQSNAAFGSQQLGENDLRTRKMNSTERALAVGAAAASIYSTCNFLFSENVSCF, from the exons ATGGATGATCGGCGCGATTCCACAATCGTTTCAGACTTGTTTTTCTCCACACCCAGATCGAAAACCAAG ACTTTAGGTGAGAAGAGGAGTAGTAGTAGTAATTTTGAAGAACAGTGTGGGTCTGATCTTAAGAGGATAAAGTTGCCAGATTCTGGATCCATGTGTGGTTCTCAAG CAATAAATATCTGTCAGGAGAGTTGTTTGAAAACTGTTGAAGTTAGTGAGGAATGTCAGACGGTTGAAGAAGAGAGGTTACAAGCAATTGAATTGTCTAAGAAATTGGATGTTTTTGCCACTCTAGCTGAAAAGGCTGGGGACACTAATGCGTCATCGGGGGTGCTGGATCTTAATACTGAAATTTGTGTTGCTAGAAGTTCAGGTTCTGATAACATGGATTTGGTTAAcatttctaaaaaacaacACAGGCTCAGGAATGATAATGGCAGTCATGTAGCTGCAAGAGGCATTGATTTAGATCTCAACATTGAAGATGTTTCTACTTCTGTAAACTTGGAAACTGCTCACCCTCCCAAGAACTACAATGAGTTGAAGTCACAGAAATCCTCTGAATGTGCTAGCTCTACAGGTCCATTGGGAGAGAAAGATCCACTGAGTATATGGAAGGAGATGAAGCAAAATGGATTTCTCTCGGCTTCTCACGGATTTATCTCGGCTTCCCATGGAGGCATACCGGCACCAAAGCAACGTGGGAGGAAAAGTAAAAACGACgcctttaagaaaaaaatggagattgcaaaaagagagaagaagttGGAGCTTGCAAAGAAAGAGCAGATTGATCGGTTCACAAAGATTGCTGCTCCAAGTGGTTTGCTTACTGAACTCAATCCTGGGATCATAAACCATGTAAGAAATCGGAAACAGGTTCATTCGATTATAGAGGCCATTGTAAGGTCTGAAAAGCAGGAAAACGAGCGCATAGCTAATAAGCTAGAAAAAAGACATGCTGCTAAAGCAGGAGCCAAAAGGGATCTTGAGAACACTCACGATCCAGACATAAATGTATATGGCTCTTCTCAAGGATATGGCTCTTCAAATAACATTTCTGCTGTCAGGCAAAAAAGAGGATGCTCCTTGACAAGATCATTGATAACGGAGGCTGAAGTTGTGGATCGTGGGCAAATCATGTTAGATCGAGCCACTGGTAAGAATTATGCTTCACAATTGAATACTACAAACGACAAAGAGACTCTTGCACTTGAGCTGTCATCATCACATGCTGTATCTGAGAATGCTTGTCCAGTGTCTAacgatgaagaagaaaatttgacttgtatttcatctctttctcttaaaG CGGCTACTGTTGCATCTCAGTGGTTGGATTTAATACATCAGGACATCAAAGGGCGTCTTTCAG CTCTGCGACGGAGTAAAAAAAGAGTTCGAGCAGTTATTTCAACAGAGTTGCCATTTCTAATATCTAAAGAATTTCCATCTAATGAAGAAAACGATCCATTTGTTTCGAAGAGTTCTCAGGAAGAAAGTTCGGTTGTTTCCTTGGCTGATATCCATCAAGCAAGATGGACAAAGCTGTTTGATCAGATGGATAAAGCTCTTGCTGAAGAAGAGAAACAATTA GAAAGTTGGTTGAACCAAGTAAAAGAAATGCAGATCCACTGTGATCAAGGGCTGTCTCATGCTCAGTCAAATGCAGCTTTCGGCTCACAGCAACTGGGAGAAAATGACTTGAG aacaagaaaaatgaatagcACAGAGAGAGCATTAGCTGTGGGGGCTGCTGCAGCTTCCATATATTCAACTTGCAACTTTCTCTTCTCAGAGAATGTATCCtgtttctga
- the LOC101218481 gene encoding uncharacterized protein LOC101218481 isoform X2, whose product MDDRRDSTIVSDLFFSTPRSKTKTLGEKRSSSSNFEEQCGSDLKRIKLPDSGSMCGSQAINICQESCLKTVEVSEECQTVEEERLQAIELSKKLDVFATLAEKAGDTNASSGVLDLNTEICVARSSGSDNMDLVNISKKQHRLRNDNGSHVAARGIDLDLNIEDVSTSVNLETAHPPKNYNELKSQKSSECASSTGPLGEKDPLSIWKEMKQNGFLSASHGFISASHGGIPAPKQRGRKSKNDAFKKKMEIAKREKKLELAKKEQIDRFTKIAAPSGLLTELNPGIINHVRNRKQVHSIIEAIVRSEKQENERIANKLEKRHAAKAGAKRDLENTHDPDINVYGSSQGYGSSNNISAVRQKRGCSLTRSLITEAEVVDRGQIMLDRATGKNYASQLNTTNDKETLALELSSSHAVSENACPVSNDEEENLTCISSLSLKAATVASQWLDLIHQDIKGRLSALRRSKKRVRAVISTELPFLISKEFPSNEENDPFVSKSSQEESSVVSLADIHQARWTKLFDQMDKALAEEEKQLESWLNQVKEMQIHCDQGLSHAQSNAAFGSQQLGENDLRSL is encoded by the exons ATGGATGATCGGCGCGATTCCACAATCGTTTCAGACTTGTTTTTCTCCACACCCAGATCGAAAACCAAG ACTTTAGGTGAGAAGAGGAGTAGTAGTAGTAATTTTGAAGAACAGTGTGGGTCTGATCTTAAGAGGATAAAGTTGCCAGATTCTGGATCCATGTGTGGTTCTCAAG CAATAAATATCTGTCAGGAGAGTTGTTTGAAAACTGTTGAAGTTAGTGAGGAATGTCAGACGGTTGAAGAAGAGAGGTTACAAGCAATTGAATTGTCTAAGAAATTGGATGTTTTTGCCACTCTAGCTGAAAAGGCTGGGGACACTAATGCGTCATCGGGGGTGCTGGATCTTAATACTGAAATTTGTGTTGCTAGAAGTTCAGGTTCTGATAACATGGATTTGGTTAAcatttctaaaaaacaacACAGGCTCAGGAATGATAATGGCAGTCATGTAGCTGCAAGAGGCATTGATTTAGATCTCAACATTGAAGATGTTTCTACTTCTGTAAACTTGGAAACTGCTCACCCTCCCAAGAACTACAATGAGTTGAAGTCACAGAAATCCTCTGAATGTGCTAGCTCTACAGGTCCATTGGGAGAGAAAGATCCACTGAGTATATGGAAGGAGATGAAGCAAAATGGATTTCTCTCGGCTTCTCACGGATTTATCTCGGCTTCCCATGGAGGCATACCGGCACCAAAGCAACGTGGGAGGAAAAGTAAAAACGACgcctttaagaaaaaaatggagattgcaaaaagagagaagaagttGGAGCTTGCAAAGAAAGAGCAGATTGATCGGTTCACAAAGATTGCTGCTCCAAGTGGTTTGCTTACTGAACTCAATCCTGGGATCATAAACCATGTAAGAAATCGGAAACAGGTTCATTCGATTATAGAGGCCATTGTAAGGTCTGAAAAGCAGGAAAACGAGCGCATAGCTAATAAGCTAGAAAAAAGACATGCTGCTAAAGCAGGAGCCAAAAGGGATCTTGAGAACACTCACGATCCAGACATAAATGTATATGGCTCTTCTCAAGGATATGGCTCTTCAAATAACATTTCTGCTGTCAGGCAAAAAAGAGGATGCTCCTTGACAAGATCATTGATAACGGAGGCTGAAGTTGTGGATCGTGGGCAAATCATGTTAGATCGAGCCACTGGTAAGAATTATGCTTCACAATTGAATACTACAAACGACAAAGAGACTCTTGCACTTGAGCTGTCATCATCACATGCTGTATCTGAGAATGCTTGTCCAGTGTCTAacgatgaagaagaaaatttgacttgtatttcatctctttctcttaaaG CGGCTACTGTTGCATCTCAGTGGTTGGATTTAATACATCAGGACATCAAAGGGCGTCTTTCAG CTCTGCGACGGAGTAAAAAAAGAGTTCGAGCAGTTATTTCAACAGAGTTGCCATTTCTAATATCTAAAGAATTTCCATCTAATGAAGAAAACGATCCATTTGTTTCGAAGAGTTCTCAGGAAGAAAGTTCGGTTGTTTCCTTGGCTGATATCCATCAAGCAAGATGGACAAAGCTGTTTGATCAGATGGATAAAGCTCTTGCTGAAGAAGAGAAACAATTA GAAAGTTGGTTGAACCAAGTAAAAGAAATGCAGATCCACTGTGATCAAGGGCTGTCTCATGCTCAGTCAAATGCAGCTTTCGGCTCACAGCAACTGGGAGAAAATGACTTGAG GAGTTTGTAA